In Teredinibacter franksiae, a single window of DNA contains:
- the purM gene encoding phosphoribosylformylglycinamidine cyclo-ligase, whose amino-acid sequence MTDTTPPSSNAPTSLSYKDAGVDIDAGNALVERIKSIAARTKRPEVMAGLGGFGALFELPKGYEEPVLVSGTDGVGTKLKLAMQLNKHDTIGIDLVAMCVNDLIVGGAEPLFFLDYYATGKLSVDIAAQVVEGIGNGCEMSGCSLVGGETAEMPGMYEGDDYDLAGFCVGIVEKSKILDGSNVNAGDVLIALPSSGPHSNGYSLIRKILEVSNADLNTKLGTKTLAEALLEPTRIYVKPLLNLMKQVNVNALCHITGGGLTENLPRVLPENSKAVIECSRWQFPDVFAWLKEKGNVDATEMYRTFNCGVGMVVCVAETDVNKTIEQLKAEGEQAFIIGQIAAAEPSEEQVELRNI is encoded by the coding sequence ATGACAGACACCACCCCACCTTCAAGCAACGCCCCTACCTCCCTAAGCTACAAAGACGCTGGAGTTGATATAGACGCAGGTAATGCCCTGGTTGAACGCATCAAATCTATTGCAGCACGCACCAAACGGCCAGAGGTAATGGCCGGTCTCGGCGGATTTGGCGCTTTATTCGAACTGCCCAAGGGCTATGAGGAACCTGTTTTGGTATCCGGCACCGATGGCGTTGGCACCAAGCTTAAGCTGGCCATGCAGCTAAACAAACATGACACGATTGGTATCGATTTGGTTGCTATGTGCGTTAACGACTTGATTGTCGGCGGTGCTGAACCGTTATTTTTCCTCGACTATTATGCTACTGGCAAGCTTTCCGTCGATATCGCTGCGCAGGTGGTAGAAGGTATAGGCAACGGCTGTGAAATGTCTGGCTGCTCATTGGTTGGCGGCGAAACGGCCGAAATGCCCGGCATGTACGAAGGCGACGATTACGACTTGGCTGGCTTCTGTGTTGGCATTGTCGAAAAATCAAAAATTCTAGATGGTAGTAATGTCAACGCAGGCGATGTATTAATTGCCTTACCCTCCAGCGGACCGCACTCCAATGGCTATTCGCTGATCCGCAAAATTTTGGAAGTAAGCAACGCCGACCTGAACACCAAACTCGGCACCAAAACCCTGGCGGAAGCCCTGCTAGAGCCCACTCGTATTTATGTAAAACCATTACTCAACTTAATGAAGCAAGTAAACGTAAATGCCCTGTGCCATATTACCGGTGGTGGTCTCACGGAAAATTTGCCACGGGTATTACCCGAAAACAGCAAAGCGGTAATCGAATGTAGCCGCTGGCAGTTCCCAGATGTTTTTGCTTGGCTGAAAGAAAAAGGCAATGTTGACGCTACAGAGATGTACCGCACGTTTAACTGCGGCGTTGGCATGGTGGTCTGTGTAGCTGAAACCGACGTTAACAAAACAATTGAACAGCTGAAAGCCGAAGGCGAGCAGGCCTTTATCATTGGTCAAATTGCCGCAGCCGAACCAAGTGAAGAGCAGGTTGAACTGAGAAATATTTAA
- a CDS encoding DUF2066 domain-containing protein, with protein sequence MWAKKTGIVQVCSLGRHVAIIWLAVALAFPAYSAQDFFQATIAVSSQSPSVRKVAAKKAFAEVMVRLSGTELVLENPQIHAAMGKAINYVEQFQYHPQADPSLVAEGLKEEISLTFSPTTIERLLRKNDQPFWPVNRPSTLIWLVEDSVDYGKQFVSSELAPEVFVGIEAAAQRRGLPLSYPLLDLQDQTNLSAEQLWQLDEEAILTASSRYSADVILVGRYSATSRGELLATWQLFHRGETRVYDSRNDALDLLGAMALDPLADYLGRRYALMPRDESADALVLQLNGVDTFARYRKALSYLEGIAAISGVELAGVRQDTLLLYLDSDADVDKFKSALAIDSRLSAEESIMMAGELPVWQQLPQGTLENPLRYRWVR encoded by the coding sequence GTGTGGGCCAAAAAAACCGGTATTGTTCAGGTATGCTCCTTGGGGCGGCACGTTGCCATCATTTGGCTTGCCGTGGCGTTGGCGTTTCCCGCCTATAGTGCCCAAGATTTTTTTCAAGCGACAATTGCCGTAAGCAGTCAGTCCCCAAGTGTTCGTAAAGTAGCGGCCAAGAAGGCTTTTGCCGAGGTGATGGTTCGGCTGTCGGGTACCGAATTGGTGTTGGAAAACCCGCAAATTCACGCCGCCATGGGTAAGGCGATAAATTACGTTGAGCAGTTCCAGTACCACCCACAGGCCGATCCAAGTTTAGTGGCTGAGGGCCTGAAAGAGGAGATTTCTCTTACCTTCTCGCCCACAACCATTGAGCGCTTGTTACGTAAAAATGACCAGCCTTTCTGGCCGGTAAATCGCCCGTCTACCTTAATTTGGCTTGTTGAAGACAGTGTAGATTATGGCAAACAGTTTGTATCCAGTGAGCTGGCCCCAGAAGTGTTTGTGGGTATAGAAGCTGCTGCACAACGGCGTGGGCTGCCCCTGAGTTACCCGTTGCTGGACCTGCAAGACCAGACGAATCTCTCCGCTGAACAGTTGTGGCAGCTTGACGAGGAAGCGATATTGACCGCCTCCAGCCGCTATAGCGCCGATGTGATACTCGTAGGGCGTTATTCAGCGACTTCGCGAGGAGAGTTGCTGGCTACATGGCAGCTATTTCACCGGGGCGAAACCCGTGTTTACGACAGCCGCAACGATGCTTTAGATTTATTAGGTGCTATGGCGTTAGACCCACTCGCGGACTATTTGGGGCGCCGCTATGCGCTCATGCCCCGCGATGAATCTGCCGATGCGTTAGTATTACAGCTTAATGGTGTTGACACCTTTGCTCGTTACCGTAAGGCGCTAAGCTACCTCGAGGGCATAGCGGCAATCTCCGGTGTCGAGCTGGCCGGAGTACGGCAGGATACTTTGCTACTGTATTTGGATTCAGATGCGGACGTGGATAAGTTTAAAAGCGCTTTGGCAATAGATAGCCGATTGAGCGCTGAAGAATCAATAATGATGGCTGGCGAATTGCCGGTATGGCAGCAGCTGCCCCAAGGTACATTAGAAAACCCTTTACGCTACCGTTGGGTGCGTTAA